The genomic segment GGCAACAATTTCTCTGGAGTCAGCCTTAATTGATGAATTTAAGAcgacaggattttttttttttttttttaatagaatagaatagaaacaCCAGTGCAATAAGGCATATTTGAAATAAAGTTGGAATATCcttacagtttttcacacaaGAAATAAGggcattaaaattataaaattgcaaaaactgTTCTCTACTCAGGTCATTTGACCTCTGTCTTCCTCTGTCTGTAAGAAAACAATGAATCACAAAAGGTTAAAGCAAGAAATAAAAAGCATAGTTTACAgctacagaagaaaaaaaaatctgcactGTCATCAGTCAGTGATGAGAAATGCTTATTTCCAATAGGAAAGATTTTTTCAGAGCATGTGAAATCAGCACAGATCATAAGTGATGTAATTTCATAGTTACTACAAAGGCACTACACTAGTATAGTATCTCACCTCAGTGTTGTCCTTTCTCAGTAgcttgtcttgtttgtttttctccatGTCTGTGTTGACtaaacattcacacacaaaattaaacactaatTTTGCACAGCAAAGATGATGTTTCCTCCCTATAGTATCTGTAGGTAATACTTGCCCTTTCTGGAGCTCCTGCGGAGATAGCAAATCACAACAACACCAACAACTGCAAAAATCAGCAGAACAGGTACACATATTCCTACTACAGCAGATGGAAATGCAGATGGAGACAGACCTGAATCTGGAACAAATAAAGCCAGTATTTAGTGTGAGTGAACATATCAGACCTATCTACAACAAACACTGTGATATCAGGCAGTGTAAAAGAGTAAATCTaaattttattcagtttgaAGTAGAATAGTTTTGCACAGTGATAGCAAAAAGTACCGTCAGCAAAGTAAAGAGTCATCAAGGAACTGAAATAAAGAGATTACAGTAGCATCTTCCTTTATATTCCTTTGTTAGGTTTTTTTCACTGCCAAATGCCAGAATGACTAAATTTTACTTACCATTGACAGTAACTTTAAAGCTTTTTATATTCtctttgctgctgctgctgctgctgctgctgcgaCGTCGACGGCTGTTGTTGCTGGTGACCTGTTTATAttgtccagagtctgtggttctggtgtttgtgatggtcagagatccagtctgatgatccagcttGAGTCTGCCTCTGAATCTCTCATCACACTGACCATCTGTACAGATCTTACTTGTATCTCCAGTGATTTCAGCAATTAGAGTGCCATTAAAATACCATGTCATGTCATCATTTGGGTTTTTTACTTCAGGAGTATCTAAAATGACAGATTCTCCCTGCTTCACCGACTTCACAGCTGAAACACAAACCAACAGTTACTTGAAGTATTTTGGGGAAAACAAACTCCTCAACAAAACAgcagaaaataattgtttatcaGTTCTTTCTTGACTTTCAGTGTGTAGAGCAACTTGTAGAATGAGAGCAGAGACACTGAGAACCATCTCATACTGTATAGTTAAAGCTGTTAACTTTATTAACATACAGATCATAGCTGTTACAACAGGAGCAACTACATTTAAATTAGGGGTGGTAAACTATTATGCGATAAAAGATTTGCGTTTAGGGCGTTCAGTGTTTATTCCGACTCTGTAGAACCCAAGGTACAATTCCAAGGGCACTGATTAGATGATTCTACCAATATATAactaacattttgttaattagCATGCTGCTGTTACAACCACACTCAGAGTAATACCCACAAGACTATTGTCTGTGTTAATCAGCCTGACAGTGGAAAGACAATTTAGATTTACTTTATACTGTTCTGATACAGCTAAAGGCAAAAAGAAAAAGCAGCTCAAATTGTAAATGCAAGTTAATAATATGATGTTATATCATTAAACATAcaaaatctgcatttaaacatgTGTTAATTGACTCACCAAGAACAGAAACAAGGAAGATTGTTTCTTTGCCATCGGCAATCAGTAGTCGATacagtccagagtctgtggttctggtgttcatgatggtcagagatccagtctgatgatccagctccagtctgtctctgaatttCTCATTACCATCATTACACTGAACATCTGTACAGGTCTTACTCGGATCTCCGTTGATGTGAGCGATGagaatgtcattaaaataccatctgattctgtcatctttttttttggaaacatcAGTG from the Labeo rohita strain BAU-BD-2019 unplaced genomic scaffold, IGBB_LRoh.1.0 scaffold_928, whole genome shotgun sequence genome contains:
- the LOC127162400 gene encoding contactin-3-like: MKGDSVPLHTDITKKKDDRIRWYFNDILIAHINGDPSKTCTDVQCNDGNERFRDRLELDHQTGSLTITNITSTDSGLYKLLIAKGQEIIFHVSVLEKKSVSVMEGNLVPLHTDVSKKKDDRIRWYFNDILIAHINGDPSKTCTDVQCNDGNEKFRDRLELDHQTGSLTIMNTRTTDSGLYRLLIADGKETIFLVSVLAVKSVKQGESVILDTPEVKNPNDDMTWYFNGTLIAEITGDTSKICTDGQCDERFRGRLKLDHQTGSLTITNTRTTDSGQYKQVTSNNSRRRRSSSSSSSSKENIKSFKVTVNDSGLSPSAFPSAVVGICVPVLLIFAVVGVVVICYLRRSSRKVNTDMEKNKQDKLLRKDNTETEEDRGQMT